The following are encoded in a window of Psilocybe cubensis strain MGC-MH-2018 chromosome 4, whole genome shotgun sequence genomic DNA:
- a CDS encoding Inosine triphosphate pyrophosphatase codes for MASTKRLVFVTGNANKLREVKQILSEGGHPIEIDSQSLEIPEIQGTTIEVASDKCRRAAEMIGGPCITEDTALCYVALKGLPGPYIKHFMAELGHEGLNALLVGFPTKAAEAVCTFAYSAGPGTEPIIFEGRTEGNIVPARGPKVFGWDAIFEPLGTGQTYAEMPSDEKNKISHRYKALDKLRTYLQSLPSS; via the exons ATGGCATCAACAAAACGTCTGG TATTCGTCACTGGCAATGCAAACAAATTGAGGGAGGTCAAGCAGATCCTTTCAGAAGGAGGACATCCCATAGAGATCGATTCTCAGAGTCTTGAAA TCCCTGAAATCCAGGGAACCACTATCGAAGTCGCAAGTGATAAGTGCAGAAGAGCTGCCGAGATG ATCGGTGGACCATGCATTACGGAAGATACTGCACTCTGCTATGTCGCACTCAAAGGGCTACCGGGGCCCTACATAAAGCATTTTATGGCCGAACTGGGACACGAGGGACTGAACGCGTTGCTAGTTGGATTTCCCACGAAAGCTGCTGAAGCAGTGTGTACGTTTGCCTACTCAGCAGGTCCAG GAACAGAACCTATCATATTTGAGGGTCGTACAGAGGGCAATATCGTACCTGCACGGGGTCCTAAAGTCTTTGGCTGGGACGCGATCTTCGAGCCTTTGGGAACTGGGCAAAC CTACGCTGAGATGCCTTCAGATGAGAAAAACAAGATCTCGCATCGCTACAAAGCATTGGACAAACTTCGCACTTATCTACAGTCTCTTCCTTCAAGTTAG
- a CDS encoding Autophagy-related protein 22: MSLPTLPTEEVSHNDSGTADEKTQMERGSGSSELISNSMDNDGPMFVSSITKDEPIVTRKELWSYYLYYNGDNGVGPLGFSMTLFQSLAFSAGYDPARGPGSSCNADGSSGNCVLPWAGGTKSVSSIVLIANGICFAIMTMIFTTIGSAADYGTFGRWLLFVVTVICWASQYAEMSLTTPSSWPLAMALYMIGFISYGATLVFYAAIFPRLARNTSHTRTLLAKCDSGEITKEEYEVEESMEKNRISNISTAHSNIGYIATLCLNLTILLPLASNPKANNYTLVLVNSYWVITGIWWFIFQEPRPGPPLPKGERYITIGWKQLWAASKQYKQLPYTFIYLFAFFLLADGLNTTGTLVSICQNDKFSFSFLQNTYLGLAQAITSTMSTLGFWYFQRYFKVSTKKMFVVTNVVTIFIPFWGMLGIWTGKIGFHNAWEFWAYNVVFGLFQAPYYAFAQTMMAELTPPGFDNMFFGLFGLSNRASSMIGPNVIQAIIDKSGSNWMGFPFLFALCFAASLVIWFFIDVEKGRKDAIAWADGIRKKSDLVSSSFDVAHE; the protein is encoded by the exons ATGTCTCTGCCAACGCTTCCGACGGAGGAGGTTTCCCACAACGACAGTGGCACCGCAGACGAGAAGACCCAAATGGAGCGAGGATCTGGCAGCTCTGAGCTAATATCAAACTCTATGGACAACGATGGGCCGATGTTTGTTTCTTCAATAACGAAGGATGAACCTATCGTTACAAGAAAAGAGTTGTGGAGCTATTACT TATACTACAATGGCGATAAT GGAGTCGGACCATTAGGGTTCTCCATGACTCTATTCCAGTCTTTAGCATTCAGTGCAGGCTATGACCCTGCCAGAGGGCCTGGGTCTTCGTGTAATGCAGACGGATCTTCAGGGAACTGTGTTCTTCCTTGGGCAGGAGGAACTAAATCGGTTTCCAGCATCGTTCTTATCGCAAACGGTATTTGTTTTGCT ATCATGACCATGATATTTACGACCATAGGCTCTGCTGCAGATTATGGTACCTTCGGACGTTGGTTACTTTTCGTCGTCACAGTTATCTGCTGGGCATCGCAATATGCTGAAATGAGCTTGACAA CGCCTTCAAGTTGGCCACTCGCGATGGCTTTATACATGATTGGTTTTATCTCATACGGTGCCACGCTAGTGTTTTATGCTGCAATATTCCCTCGTCTTGCTCGCAACACAAGCCACACACGCACATTGCTAGCTAAATGCGACTCCGGTGAGATCACTAAGGAAGAATACGAGGTGGAGGAAAGTATGGAGAAGAATCGAATCAGTAATATTTCCACA GCCCACAGCAACATTGGCTACATTGCTACTTTATGTCTAAACTTGACTATACTTCTGCCATTAGCAAGCAACCCAAAAGCCAACAATTACACCCTTGTTCT AGTCAATTCTTACTGGGTAATAACGGGTATTTGGTGGT TCATCTTCCAAGAACCTCGTCCTGGACCACCCCTTCCTAAAGGAGAGCGATATATCACTATAGGATGGAAACAG CTTTGGGCAGCCAGTAAACAGTATAAACAGCTACCATATACCTTCATATACCTATTCGCTTTTTTCCTTTTGGCAGAT GGTCTGAATACCACTGGCACCTTGGTTTCCATATGTCAGAACGACAAATTCTCATTCAGCTTCCTCCAAAATACGTATTTGGGTCTTGCTCAGGCAATCACGTCTACTATGAGTACTCTCGGTTTCTGGTACTTTCAACGGTACTTTAAAGTCAGTACCAAAAAGATG TTTGTGGTAACTAATGTCGTCACAATTTTCATTCCATTTTGGGGGATGCTTGGTATCTGGACTGGAAAAATTGG TTTCCACAACGCCTGGGAATTTTG GGCGTATAATGTCGTCTTTGGCCTTTTCCAAGCACCGTACTACGCCTTCGCTCAGACAATGATGGCTGAACTGACCCCACCTGGGTTCGACAACATG TTTTTCGGACTATTTGGTCTCTCCAACCGTGCATCCTCAATGATAGGACCAAACGTTATTCAAGCCATTATTGATAAATCAGGGAGCAATTGGATGGGcttccccttcctcttcgcACTGTGCTTCGCCGCATCATTGGTCATTTGGTTCTTTATTGACGTTGAGAAGGGGAGGAAGGATGCGATAGCATGGGCAGACGGAATTCGGAAGAAGTCTGATTTAGTGTCTTCTTCATTCGATGTGGCTCATGAATAA
- a CDS encoding Scytalone dehydratase-like protein Arp1 yields the protein MIKPTSFRLLLLVAIFFSPVFAGLNVLTSYPPGDVFSFSNQPHNQYLAESQIAFSTLIDPPLPEDFTSNLEPATSLWLDGLITVESLKRKFNLYSTVDDVWNPNFAQNLFISVHSQTRRTVELVPEVYDWLKSQGVSRIFLPKSIKRPSRDVISSHTISETIFPGPFVLSAHEQSSSEVLLHNVYKLYLDEYEAFLFGAIPDLAGGGWILTNITSNLLSDDGVSNTQLIPVPSRVRMVDSKSPLAGTRFGLKDIFDAQGLPTAAGSIAYAQTHPIPNETAPSITKLLALGATMVGKTRTSQFAHGANPWEFVDVPYSWNPRGDGHLTASASSSGSACAIAGYNWLEFTVGSDTRGSVRKPAALTGVYGIRPSHGSLDLSGVVPLSEEMDTAGFFARHPLIFYEIATRWYGVPLTTYIIIVLTQGYRYVDSPVASNQAISRFPSKLLYPIDHYPVKSKSGQILVDGFISTLTRLLGINVMPVNFTEVLIPYFPNGSFPAFQQASNKLAEYRSWVDVGSPTTQEFLLRFGSLPVFDPIPQKMFARAKQITADDFAKAVALKRAFSDALAKDIFKYDEESCSDSIFMYDAATGGVPSYRVEDFNHLAGATPFLLTAAGGDNPASAASDFFNFLASMGELPEVTVPIGQVDYFSPLSRTWEPIPIAVQLVSRKGCDKMLLELVRQLAEAGVVRPVQVGRSIF from the coding sequence ATGATAAAACCAACCTCCTTCCGGCTACTGCTCTTGGTCGCAATATTCTTCTCGCCTGTATTTGCAGGCCTGAATGTTTTAACGTCTTATCCACCAGGAGACGTCTTCAGCTTCAGTAATCAACCACATAATCAGTATCTTGCTGAATCCCAAATTGCATTTTCAACACTCATCGACCCTCCGCTGCCTGAAGATTTCACATCGAATCTTGAACCCGCAACAAGTTTGTGGTTAGATGGTCTGATCACTGTTGAGTCTCTTAAACGGAAATTCAATCTCTATTCTACTGTGGACGACGTATGGAATCCCAACTTCGCCCAAAATCTCTTCATATCTGTTCACAGCCAAACCCGACGGACAGTAGAATTGGTGCCGGAGGTGTATGATTGGTTGAAATCACAAGGAGTTTCGCGAATTTTCCTTCCAAAATCGATTAAACGACCGTCGCGGGATGTCATTTCATCCCACACAATTTCCGAAACAATTTTTCCAGGTCCCTTTGTTCTCTCGGCACATGAGCAATCTTCTTCGGAAGTGCTGCTTCACAATGTGTACAAGTTGTACCTGGATGAATATGAAGCCTTTCTGTTTGGTGCAATACCTGACCTTGCGGGAGGCGGATGGATTCTTACTAATATCACCAGTAACCTTCTTTCAGACGACGGTGTCTCAAATACGCAGCTCATCCCTGTTCCTTCACGGGTGAGAATGGTGGACTCTAAAAGTCCTCTTGCTGGTACCCGCTTCGGGTTGAAAGACATATTTGATGCGCAAGGATTGCCTACAGCGGCTGGGTCAATAGCATACGCACAAACACACCCCATTCCAAACGAAACTGCACCATCTATCACCAAGCTTCTGGCGCTCGGCGCGACGATGGTCGGCAAAACGCGAACATCGCAATTCGCGCATGGCGCAAATCCATGGGAATTTGTTGACGTGCCATATTCATGGAATCCACGCGGGGACGGGCATTTGACTGCGTCTGCTTCAAGCTCGGGCAGCGCATGCGCCATCGCCGGCTATAACTGGTTAGAGTTCACTGTCGGGAGCGATACAAGAGGGAGTGTCAGGAAACCAGCCGCGCTCACGGGCGTGTATGGCATCCGACCGTCTCATGGAAGCCTAGATCTATCAGGAGTAGTACCTCTTTCAGAAGAAATGGATACGGCTGGCTTTTTTGCACGTCATCCACTCATATTTTACGAGATCGCAACTCGGTGGTACGGTGTTCCCCTTACTACTTATATAATAATTGTATTGACTCAAGGATACAGGTATGTGGATTCACCGGTGGCGAGTAATCAAGCTATTTCACGCTTTCCTTCGAAGTTGTTATATCCGATAGATCATTACCCTGTTAAAAGCAAAAGCGGTCAAATTCTGGTAGACGGTTTTATTTCGACCTTGACCCGGCTCCTCGGCATCAATGTAATGCCTGTCAACTTTACGGAAGTCCTAATACCATACTTTCCTAATGGCAGTTTTCCTGCCTTCCAGCAGGCATCGAATAAATTGGCCGAATACCGATCCTGGGTGGATGTTGGTAGCCCAACGACACAAGAATTTTTGTTGCGATTTGGGAGCTTGCCTGTCTTTGACCCTATCCCGCAGAAAATGTTCGCCCGTGCTAAGCAAATCACAGCGGACGACTTTGCCAAGGCCGTGGCGCTCAAGCGCGCGTTCAGCGACGCTCTTGCAAAAGACATTTTCAAGTATGACGAGGAGTCGTGTTCGGACTCGATATTTATGTACGACGCGGCTACAGGTGGAGTTCCATCTTACCGTGTTGAAGATTTCAATCACCTTGCCGGGGCGACGCCGTTCTTACTGACTGCAGCTGGCGGTGACAACCCGGCCTCTGCTGCGTCTGATTTCTTCAACTTTCTTGCCTCGATGGGCGAATTACCTGAAGTGACCGTGCCCATCGGCCAGGTGGATTATTTTAGCCCTTTAAGCAGGACGTGGGAGCCCATCCCTATTGCAGTACAGTTGGTATCGCGCAAGGGCTGTGATAAGATGCTTTTGGAACTTGTTCGACAACTGGCTGAGGCGGGGGTGGTGCGGCCTGTACAGGTGGGGCGATCAATTTTCTGA